The genomic region ATATGCAGGCGTACTTCGTCACGAAGGACGAGCGGTTTTTGCGCCGGTGGGAGGAGCATGCTGCCTTCCTCTCGTCCGCGCAGCTCGCCGGCGATAATCCGCAGATCGACGGGGCTTGGGCGCGGGCGTTCGACGTCGAGCTGCACGAAGTGTACGGCAATCCGGCGGACGCCGGCTGGGGACCGTGGGCGATCGAATCGGGGTGGACCGTGGCGGAGATCGCCTCCGGCTTGTTGATGGGTCTCCTGAAGCATCGGCTGCGGCCCGCTTACGAGTGAAGAAGAGCAAACAACATAGGGGATGTCTTCGAGTAGCGAACTACGTGAACTACGCGAGGACCGCCCTTTTTTTTTTGCAAAAAAATAGACCGCCCATTAAGGCGGTCATCCCATCGCATCGCGTCAGGCGGACGCTTGCTTCGCGTCTTGCCCTTTGTCCTTGCCGTGGTGCTTCTCCTTCTCCTTCGTCGGGCGGAGCTCGCCGCCCCGCGGCAAGTCCATGGCGCACTCGCCCTTGAAGACGGCGCCCTCGGAGACGTGCAGCGAACCCGCGTTGATGTTGCCGAGGACGCGCCCCTTGCTGGTGATCGTCATCTTGCCCTTCGCGATGACGCTGCCCTCGATCGTCCCGGCGTTGAATACGCTGCGGGCGGCGATGATGGAGCGTACGATGCCTTTCTCCCCGATGGTGACGTCACCCGAGCATTCGATGTCGCCGACGACGCTTCCTTCGATGCGCAGACTCGCCGTGGTCACGATCTTGCCCTCGACGATCGTGCCTTCGCCGATGAACGTGTCGGTGACGCTTACGTTGCCCGACGATGATTTGCGTTTGCCGAACATGGCCCGTCAACCCCTCTCCTGCGGATGGTCAGTCCACATCTACTATATGAGAGAGAGGGATCGTTTAGACGCGAATCGCTAGACGTTCGCGCCGGCTGCTTCGACGAAACGCGTGCGCGCTTCCTTATAACAGCGGCGGCATACCGGCAGATAGCTTTCGTTGCCGCCGATCTGAATTTGTTCGCCGTGGAAGACGGGGATGCCGTCTTTGTACCGCATGTTCATCAGCGCCTTCCGATTGCAGTACCAGCAGATCGTCTTAATCTCCTCGATCTTGTCGGCCCAAGAGAAGAGCGCCGTGCTGCCCGGGAACAGACGTCCCATGAAGTCGGCGCGCAGGCCGTAGCATAAGACGGGGATCTTCAACCGATCCACGATTTCGGTGAGCTGGAGCACTTGCGCCTCGGACAAAAACTGCGCTTCGTCCACGATGACGCAATCGGGCATCGCTTCGCAGGTCAACGCGACCATATCCGTGTCGTCGCCGACGATCGTCGCTTCCTTATGCAGTCCGATGCGGGATGTGACGACGCCCGTGCCGTACCGGGAGTCGATCGACGGAGTGAAGAGGAGCACGGACTTGCCTTGTTCCTCGTAATTGTGGGCCACGCGCAGCACTTCGATCGATTTGCCGCTGTTCATCGTGCCGTATCGGTAATACAATTGTGCCATGAGTGACTTCCTTTCGTCGCCTTCGCGCAAGTCTATTAATTATATCAAATAATTTCGAACAGAGGAGTTTTTACAGAAAATGTCCCGCGAACGAGAGCTTATCGAACGCACGCATCAAGCGTTGGGCCGCCCGGTCACGCGCTCGTCTTTAGTCGAAGATTTCCGTCGCCTCGGCGTCGAAGAGGGCATGACGCTCCTCGTCCATTCCGCGATGTCGACGGTCGGTTGGGTGGCCGGAGGCGCGCAGGCCGTCATCGAGGCGCTGCAGGGCGCGGTCGGCGAGACGGGCACGCTCGTCATGCCGACCCATACCGGCAATTTGTCCGACCCGTCCCGTTGGCAAAATCCGCCCGCCCCCGAGTCGTGGTGGGAGGCGATCCGCGCGGAGACGCCCGCCTTCGATCCGGACGTTACCCCGGTATACGGCATGGGCGTCATCCCGGAGACGTTCCGCCGGATGCCCGGCGTCCGCCGGAGCCGTCACCCGCAGTTATCGTTCGCCGCATGGGGATCGAAGGCGGAGGCGGTGCTCGCCGGCCACGGCGAGGACCCGGACCGCTTGGCCGAGCCGCTCGGGGACGCATCGCCGATCGGGCGGGTGTACGAGCTCGGCGGGTACGTGCTGCTGCTCGGCGTCGGCTACGAGAACAATACGTCGCTGC from Paenibacillus antri harbors:
- a CDS encoding thymidine kinase; protein product: MAQLYYRYGTMNSGKSIEVLRVAHNYEEQGKSVLLFTPSIDSRYGTGVVTSRIGLHKEATIVGDDTDMVALTCEAMPDCVIVDEAQFLSEAQVLQLTEIVDRLKIPVLCYGLRADFMGRLFPGSTALFSWADKIEEIKTICWYCNRKALMNMRYKDGIPVFHGEQIQIGGNESYLPVCRRCYKEARTRFVEAAGANV
- a CDS encoding bactofilin family protein, which translates into the protein MFGKRKSSSGNVSVTDTFIGEGTIVEGKIVTTASLRIEGSVVGDIECSGDVTIGEKGIVRSIIAARSVFNAGTIEGSVIAKGKMTITSKGRVLGNINAGSLHVSEGAVFKGECAMDLPRGGELRPTKEKEKHHGKDKGQDAKQASA
- a CDS encoding aminoglycoside N(3)-acetyltransferase, giving the protein MSRERELIERTHQALGRPVTRSSLVEDFRRLGVEEGMTLLVHSAMSTVGWVAGGAQAVIEALQGAVGETGTLVMPTHTGNLSDPSRWQNPPAPESWWEAIRAETPAFDPDVTPVYGMGVIPETFRRMPGVRRSRHPQLSFAAWGSKAEAVLAGHGEDPDRLAEPLGDASPIGRVYELGGYVLLLGVGYENNTSLHLAEYRAKYGPKAVETCQAPVLANGERRWVRYVDLAFDTDDFPRIGAEFELDAGLVRIGRAGMAPARLMPQRPLVDYATSWMERHRGENPAPSA